In the Sphingobium sp. EM0848 genome, one interval contains:
- a CDS encoding helix-turn-helix domain-containing protein, which translates to MSSKTPEETNDGALIGEAMRLVRKMRRMSVAEVAKAMGMSARSYDYLESGQGRISNDRITRFAEATNSDPHALAAVVQLGSPEFAVRCADNKLMTIVMIHMGELNDELGNDIGYLELGVILGAMKKVNKDLTGWVRTRDTYAENWLQERQPQSRKSASVPVNVRKPRLAKG; encoded by the coding sequence ATGAGCAGCAAGACGCCTGAGGAAACGAACGATGGAGCTCTGATCGGAGAGGCCATGCGCCTGGTCCGTAAGATGCGTCGAATGAGCGTTGCCGAAGTAGCCAAGGCGATGGGCATGTCGGCTCGCTCCTACGACTATCTGGAGTCAGGCCAGGGTCGCATCAGTAATGACCGGATAACGCGTTTCGCGGAAGCAACCAATTCCGATCCTCATGCGCTCGCGGCAGTCGTGCAGCTTGGTTCACCGGAGTTTGCCGTGCGCTGCGCTGACAATAAGCTCATGACGATCGTGATGATCCATATGGGGGAGCTCAACGACGAGCTGGGCAACGATATCGGATATCTTGAGCTGGGAGTGATCCTCGGCGCGATGAAGAAGGTCAATAAAGACCTGACTGGATGGGTTCGTACCCGCGACACTTATGCCGAGAACTGGCTCCAGGAACGGCAGCCGCAATCGCGCAAGTCGGCGTCCGTGCCTGTGAATGTGCGCAAACCGCGTCTTGCCAAAGGTTGA
- a CDS encoding XRE family transcriptional regulator — MVWQSDGDDPGKSKPGRADVQAGFLAVILDAMVHKRLSVRDLAGASGIGKSRLGAVLHSNEAKRPPLTVPELQMLLEALDIHVLHAWLKGEALHHMGSHSDGRLNRLFPLLSEFYLDLPRKLLAAMAEIDGADGTELRREWSGPLANAVARRMAHEIMRVIERRNALTDLRF; from the coding sequence ATGGTGTGGCAATCGGATGGTGATGATCCAGGCAAGTCCAAACCTGGCCGGGCGGATGTGCAGGCGGGCTTTCTCGCCGTCATCCTCGACGCCATGGTGCACAAGCGGCTGAGCGTCCGCGATCTCGCCGGCGCCAGTGGCATCGGCAAAAGTCGGCTCGGCGCCGTTCTACACAGCAACGAGGCCAAGCGGCCGCCGCTGACCGTTCCCGAACTTCAGATGTTGCTCGAAGCGCTCGATATCCATGTCCTCCACGCCTGGCTCAAAGGCGAGGCGCTCCATCATATGGGGTCGCACAGCGACGGCCGACTGAACCGGCTCTTTCCCCTGCTTTCCGAATTTTATCTCGACCTGCCGCGCAAGTTGCTCGCCGCCATGGCGGAGATCGACGGCGCCGATGGCACGGAACTGCGTCGCGAATGGTCGGGGCCGCTCGCCAACGCCGTTGCCAGGCGCATGGCCCATGAGATCATGCGGGTCATAGAGCGGCGCAACGCGCTGACCGATCTGCGCTTTTGA
- a CDS encoding MucR family transcriptional regulator has translation MADNNAPDITVLTVQLVSAFVSNNTVASNDLAGLIQSTRAALTNELNPTPAAPEAPTYTPAVSVRKSLSSPDHILSLIDGKPYKTLKRHLASHGLNPEEYRSRYNLPKSYPLVATSYSDARRAVASKIGLGRKPITPAAPAAEAKPAAAAAPSTPAPAKAKAPAKVAAPKKAVNGDAKAKSVKAAAPTAPAKAAPKAPAAAKTAPVADTKAAPAKAKAEPRKRLSIAAPKDEKPAAKVEAAAKPEVKAAAPKAKPAAAPKAAKPAAAAKKPKKAAKAVVNGDAKPKADTASASA, from the coding sequence ATGGCCGACAACAATGCTCCCGACATCACCGTTCTGACCGTCCAGTTGGTGAGCGCTTTCGTTTCCAACAACACGGTGGCGAGTAACGACCTTGCCGGCCTGATCCAGTCGACGCGCGCCGCGCTGACCAACGAACTCAATCCCACGCCTGCCGCGCCCGAGGCGCCCACTTACACGCCTGCGGTTTCGGTCCGTAAGAGCCTGTCATCGCCGGACCATATCCTCAGCCTCATTGACGGCAAGCCCTACAAGACCTTGAAGCGTCACCTGGCTTCGCACGGCCTGAACCCCGAGGAATATCGTTCGCGCTACAATCTGCCCAAAAGCTATCCGCTGGTCGCGACCAGCTATTCGGATGCGCGCCGCGCGGTCGCTTCAAAGATCGGTCTCGGCCGCAAGCCCATCACGCCTGCTGCTCCGGCTGCAGAAGCCAAGCCAGCCGCGGCGGCTGCGCCGAGCACGCCCGCTCCTGCAAAGGCAAAGGCGCCTGCCAAAGTCGCTGCGCCCAAGAAGGCGGTGAATGGCGACGCCAAGGCGAAATCGGTCAAGGCCGCAGCTCCTACCGCTCCCGCCAAGGCAGCTCCCAAGGCGCCTGCCGCAGCAAAGACGGCTCCAGTTGCCGATACAAAGGCTGCGCCGGCGAAGGCGAAGGCCGAACCCCGCAAGCGCCTGTCGATTGCCGCGCCGAAGGACGAAAAGCCCGCCGCGAAGGTCGAAGCTGCCGCCAAGCCGGAAGTGAAGGCCGCTGCTCCCAAGGCCAAGCCGGCAGCCGCGCCGAAGGCGGCGAAGCCCGCAGCGGCTGCAAAGAAGCCTAAAAAGGCGGCCAAGGCGGTTGTGAATGGCGACGCCAAGCCTAAGGCTGACACCGCGTCAGCCAGCGCCTGA
- a CDS encoding lasso peptide biosynthesis B2 protein, translating to MPLTPSPHVRVADVDNDLILLDLSDDSYFCLSGEEADEVILALRGDEQNPESPVIAELLDAGLLRAVDDLIPAFLERPMPENGMPPRASTLASLTLLPAILAGLIHYQLHRKTLLRRPVRTATRKTLDDAEVIRLVRRFRQLRILMPRSGRCFVQSWLLLRLLRKRGVAAEWIFGVRTYPFEAHCWVEWRGRVLNDWADHVRWYEPIAQF from the coding sequence ATGCCGCTCACTCCCTCCCCGCATGTCCGTGTCGCTGATGTCGACAACGACCTCATCCTCCTCGATCTGTCCGACGACAGTTATTTCTGTCTCTCAGGCGAAGAGGCAGATGAAGTCATCCTGGCTCTCCGAGGGGACGAACAGAATCCCGAGAGTCCGGTGATCGCTGAATTGCTCGATGCGGGTCTCCTGCGCGCAGTCGACGACCTCATCCCGGCCTTCCTCGAGCGGCCGATGCCCGAGAATGGGATGCCCCCTCGCGCCAGCACGTTGGCAAGCCTGACGCTCCTCCCCGCCATCCTGGCGGGACTCATCCACTATCAGCTCCACCGCAAGACCCTGCTTCGCCGCCCCGTCCGCACGGCAACAAGAAAGACGCTGGATGACGCAGAGGTTATCCGCCTGGTCCGGCGCTTCCGGCAATTGCGCATCCTCATGCCGCGCAGCGGCCGTTGCTTCGTCCAGTCCTGGCTGCTGCTCAGACTCCTGCGCAAACGCGGCGTGGCCGCGGAATGGATTTTCGGCGTGCGGACCTATCCGTTCGAAGCCCATTGCTGGGTGGAGTGGCGGGGCCGCGTCCTCAATGATTGGGCCGATCATGTCCGCTGGTACGAACCCATTGCCCAGTTCTGA
- a CDS encoding GntR family transcriptional regulator — protein MRQFGSFTAQSRKIAAANGRSFVIVAPQMWENTPSTPAWINFYSPTPSTAATSMIRIWKGHGMFMGTSDDRAYLQAYKAIRLALRERHWAEGQHVSANQCAKTYQFSPTPVREAMARLAGEGLLEERRGMGYFVPRLGPVELSELYTVAQSTAAMLVNEPVMLPAKVTANRAEQTKFDSGTILVTLAGQTANSLLCQLAANLDARLAPVQAAEAQMFDLAAESSEFVALLGGGDRRLLQRFTNGYYGRRRRAALEIARRHDGSAKTGNRMKRERK, from the coding sequence TTGCGCCAATTCGGCAGCTTTACCGCGCAATCGCGCAAAATTGCTGCGGCAAATGGGCGCTCTTTTGTGATTGTCGCACCGCAAATGTGGGAAAACACACCCTCCACCCCAGCTTGGATCAATTTTTACTCGCCAACGCCCAGCACCGCCGCGACCTCCATGATTCGGATCTGGAAGGGACACGGCATGTTCATGGGTACTTCTGACGACAGGGCTTATCTGCAAGCGTATAAAGCAATCCGTCTGGCACTGCGCGAACGCCATTGGGCGGAAGGCCAGCATGTTTCCGCCAACCAGTGCGCCAAAACCTATCAATTTAGCCCGACACCCGTGCGCGAGGCCATGGCGCGGCTAGCGGGCGAAGGCCTGCTCGAAGAGCGGCGCGGCATGGGCTATTTTGTTCCTCGCCTCGGTCCGGTGGAATTGAGCGAACTTTACACCGTGGCCCAAAGCACGGCGGCCATGCTGGTGAATGAGCCTGTCATGCTCCCCGCCAAGGTCACAGCCAATCGCGCTGAGCAAACAAAATTCGACAGTGGCACGATCCTCGTGACACTGGCCGGACAGACCGCGAACTCGCTCCTTTGCCAGCTTGCGGCCAATCTCGATGCGAGACTTGCTCCCGTGCAGGCGGCCGAAGCCCAGATGTTCGACCTGGCCGCCGAGTCTTCTGAATTTGTGGCGCTGCTTGGAGGGGGTGACCGACGGCTCCTACAACGCTTCACGAACGGCTATTACGGCAGACGGCGCAGGGCCGCCCTCGAGATTGCCCGCCGACATGACGGCAGCGCGAAAACCGGCAACAGAATGAAAAGAGAGCGAAAATAA
- a CDS encoding S9 family peptidase, which yields MRFPWLAALCLAAAGIAEARPYGVDDMLRVESYGQALVDPDARWAVIDRYRRYDGGTSYRYDGFNRRGLGVVMRLDLQHGRRLEPLFPQDDGAGYWIASLSPSGKRLAVFRLKDETLSLGIVDMAAREVKWLPQHPATSVLHPAPDWLDDRHLLLVEADSPALPWPLAAGSRFQAEVAPLWARTALGAQPGVSVIGGKGEAAPDPQRKLLLVNADTKDTRQIATGPIVDVAISADRAWLALLREGPETVIPQNVPVRSSDQNRQYRLSVLPINGGLEHQACSNCDIQPGFLEWAPKGSKLLFFARKPGDDWAMGALRVFNTGSGQSSAAFEQVTPYLPPDDSGVRLARAGWWGEVPLLYGRRGAGQDRWTAPRAAQTIDKALARLPCQPPALQAGSTRLLLACPDGLWSIDRAGNVERIIAGGPLLITRPASESFDVGIRANHRSITPINDNTPVALLQGRVAQLDWPGTPSRAIETGDSPITRLLAGNGRHGIALWVARDIRGVGRLMVSGPVGIREIDRINGHLADIDLPTMRPLINPASGLTDWLILPTGHSPTPHPLVVIPYPGTTFTNTRPPVLAPDVVASPVNPLLLTSMGYAVLMPSLVDAHDGMDRGAGLTAQVEQAVDRVLATGLVDSKRMAVYGHSFGGYTSLKIASQSHRFRAYIASAAPADLAIQHGALPPPDRVAMKEGFPLTSGFGWAEGGQGHMLTGPQAAPERYWRSSPYYQAEGIRDPVLLIHGDIDAVLAINAERMFALLHRAGRDVTLLRYWGEAHSVRSPGNIRDMWQRISAWLTDRLSVDRIATPIAAPIIPLPQALPAANGRHARAALPRPASVPAPRGR from the coding sequence ATGCGTTTCCCATGGCTGGCGGCGCTATGCCTGGCCGCGGCCGGCATCGCCGAGGCACGCCCTTATGGCGTGGACGATATGCTGCGCGTTGAAAGCTACGGGCAGGCGCTAGTCGATCCTGATGCCCGGTGGGCGGTGATTGATCGCTACCGCCGCTATGACGGCGGCACGAGCTACCGCTATGATGGCTTCAACCGCCGTGGCTTGGGCGTCGTGATGCGCCTCGATCTTCAGCATGGCCGCCGTCTCGAGCCGCTGTTCCCACAGGATGATGGCGCGGGCTACTGGATCGCCAGCCTCTCGCCCTCGGGTAAGCGCCTCGCGGTGTTCCGGCTGAAGGATGAAACCCTGTCATTGGGGATCGTCGACATGGCGGCGCGGGAAGTGAAGTGGCTTCCGCAGCATCCCGCGACCTCGGTTCTGCATCCGGCGCCCGACTGGCTGGACGATCGTCACCTGCTGCTGGTCGAAGCGGACAGCCCAGCTCTGCCCTGGCCGCTCGCTGCCGGCAGCCGCTTCCAGGCGGAGGTCGCGCCGCTCTGGGCGCGAACGGCGCTTGGGGCGCAGCCGGGTGTTTCGGTCATCGGCGGAAAGGGCGAGGCGGCGCCGGACCCGCAACGCAAACTCCTGCTGGTGAACGCTGATACGAAGGACACGCGGCAGATTGCGACTGGGCCGATCGTCGATGTTGCGATCTCGGCGGATCGGGCCTGGCTTGCCCTGCTGCGCGAGGGGCCGGAAACGGTCATCCCCCAGAATGTGCCCGTGCGGTCGAGTGACCAGAACCGGCAATATCGGCTGTCGGTCTTGCCGATTAATGGTGGACTGGAGCATCAGGCCTGTTCGAACTGCGACATCCAGCCCGGGTTCCTCGAATGGGCGCCCAAAGGGAGCAAGCTCTTATTCTTCGCGCGCAAGCCCGGCGACGATTGGGCGATGGGCGCGCTTCGGGTCTTCAATACAGGGAGCGGGCAAAGCAGCGCTGCGTTCGAGCAGGTCACGCCGTATCTGCCGCCCGATGACAGCGGCGTCCGTCTGGCGCGCGCGGGGTGGTGGGGTGAAGTTCCGCTTCTCTATGGCCGACGCGGGGCGGGGCAAGATCGCTGGACGGCTCCGCGCGCGGCACAAACTATCGATAAGGCGCTGGCCCGGCTGCCCTGCCAGCCGCCGGCGCTGCAGGCGGGGAGCACCCGACTGCTCCTCGCCTGCCCGGATGGGCTTTGGTCGATCGATCGGGCGGGCAACGTCGAGCGGATCATAGCGGGCGGACCGCTACTGATAACTCGCCCGGCCAGCGAGAGTTTCGACGTCGGCATTCGTGCTAACCATCGCTCGATCACGCCGATCAACGACAACACCCCCGTTGCCCTCTTGCAGGGGAGGGTAGCGCAGCTGGATTGGCCCGGCACGCCGTCTCGGGCAATCGAGACAGGAGACTCTCCCATTACCCGTCTGCTCGCAGGCAACGGGCGGCACGGCATCGCGCTTTGGGTCGCGCGCGATATAAGGGGTGTCGGCCGGCTCATGGTCTCAGGGCCGGTCGGCATTCGCGAGATCGACCGGATCAATGGCCATCTGGCCGACATTGACCTGCCGACTATGCGTCCCCTGATAAATCCTGCCTCCGGGCTGACCGATTGGCTGATCCTGCCAACGGGACATAGCCCCACGCCGCACCCTCTGGTCGTGATCCCCTATCCGGGGACGACCTTCACCAACACTCGTCCTCCCGTGCTCGCACCGGACGTTGTTGCCTCACCGGTCAATCCGCTCCTCCTTACCAGCATGGGCTATGCGGTGCTCATGCCCAGCCTCGTTGACGCGCACGATGGCATGGACCGCGGCGCCGGCTTGACCGCGCAGGTCGAGCAGGCGGTCGACCGGGTCCTCGCCACGGGCCTGGTCGATAGCAAGCGCATGGCGGTCTATGGCCACAGTTTCGGCGGCTACACGAGCCTCAAGATCGCATCCCAAAGCCACCGCTTCCGCGCCTATATTGCCAGCGCCGCGCCCGCGGACCTTGCGATCCAGCATGGCGCGCTGCCGCCGCCCGACCGCGTGGCCATGAAGGAAGGATTTCCACTGACGTCGGGTTTCGGATGGGCCGAGGGCGGGCAGGGGCACATGCTGACGGGGCCGCAGGCGGCGCCCGAACGCTATTGGCGGAGCAGCCCCTATTATCAGGCCGAGGGCATCCGCGATCCCGTGCTGCTGATCCATGGCGACATCGACGCGGTGCTTGCGATCAATGCCGAGCGCATGTTTGCGCTGCTGCACCGCGCCGGGCGGGACGTCACCTTGCTGCGCTATTGGGGCGAGGCGCATAGCGTGCGCAGCCCCGGCAATATCCGCGACATGTGGCAGCGCATATCTGCCTGGCTCACCGATCGGCTATCGGTTGACCGGATTGCTACACCCATCGCTGCGCCCATAATTCCATTGCCACAAGCGTTGCCAGCAGCGAATGGTCGCCACGCCAGAGCAGCGCTTCCGCGTCCAGCATCGGTTCCAGCGCCGCGCGGTCGATGA
- a CDS encoding lytic transglycosylase domain-containing protein, producing MRRAFLLAGIMVVGTCMAHAAAAQTLRTVQLIRMGAVPSADGPADPSAPADAAAPPFAVQTDAFAGGPTRPSVEIQMATSFAQGQESGQESRSIADPVGPGRFSPSTDAIAIPPWMTGGPLYGLPSPRWVPGCLSVAYRPTGFLRADVEDRRQGYYGLMSQIACEFAIPVGLFDAMIIQESGYRHHVFSSQNAYGLTQLMPDTAAELGVDRYAVDQNLRGGARYLRQQLDRFGQVHLALAAYNAGPGRIRKAMVPLIRQTRLYVDDILRNWSRLSGPAIPGGRPETQASAGDRQTMAPYRLAQVSTF from the coding sequence ATGCGCAGGGCCTTTCTGCTCGCCGGGATAATGGTCGTCGGAACATGCATGGCACATGCCGCTGCGGCGCAGACCTTGCGAACGGTGCAATTGATCAGGATGGGCGCTGTCCCGTCCGCTGACGGACCGGCCGATCCTTCCGCACCGGCAGATGCCGCGGCTCCCCCGTTTGCGGTCCAGACAGACGCATTCGCTGGTGGCCCCACTCGCCCGTCGGTCGAAATCCAGATGGCGACCAGTTTCGCGCAGGGGCAGGAATCGGGCCAGGAGTCCCGGAGCATCGCCGACCCCGTCGGTCCTGGACGCTTCTCGCCTTCTACGGATGCGATCGCCATCCCGCCCTGGATGACCGGCGGTCCGCTCTATGGGTTGCCGTCCCCGCGCTGGGTGCCGGGTTGCTTGTCCGTTGCCTACCGTCCGACCGGATTCCTGCGGGCAGACGTCGAGGACCGGCGCCAGGGTTATTACGGCCTGATGAGCCAGATCGCCTGCGAATTTGCCATTCCGGTCGGTTTGTTCGACGCGATGATCATCCAGGAGAGCGGCTATCGCCATCATGTCTTCTCGTCCCAAAATGCTTATGGATTGACCCAACTCATGCCCGACACCGCTGCGGAACTGGGTGTCGATCGCTATGCTGTTGACCAGAATTTGCGGGGCGGCGCCCGCTATCTGCGCCAGCAACTCGATCGCTTCGGCCAGGTCCATTTGGCACTCGCCGCCTATAATGCGGGACCGGGCCGGATACGAAAAGCGATGGTCCCCCTCATCCGGCAGACCCGCCTCTATGTCGACGACATATTGCGCAACTGGTCTCGGCTGAGCGGCCCTGCGATACCGGGCGGCCGGCCGGAAACACAGGCAAGTGCGGGCGATCGGCAGACCATGGCCCCGTATCGCCTGGCACAGGTTTCGACATTTTAG
- a CDS encoding asparagine synthase C-terminal domain-containing protein has product MIAPSGSSAEARARTVAGALSARLPGLIAQADHPGFLLLAEPQRQGWQQHGARKNVTHVLGELLPGTLPAASLPAALETSTDPIEAMTALTRLCWGRYVTFVHDAERQQTSFLRDPSGALRAYIWKVDGLTLVVSGLPDALLESVGVRPTIDWSALGTLTALPERVGSLSALTDVTIPLPGTIYHIGNGGITTQSIWSPAAFARQSPTSLSDLPRTLANCISGWAHGCDQVAIELSGGLDSSLVLGGLARRKQRPALQALNLIPRSAGGGESRFARAVTDHWRVPLVEVGIEPEEIDYLAHAERSRPEQPLVYGLDLTADRISANIADSIGAARILSGQGGDAVLFQPRGPHVAADRLRAKGPGPTYWRLLGSAAASTDRSIWSALWRSLRPAPIRVAPNFQRALAGPRLSAQLEAGPPLHPWMEEARRLPPGKRLQIAMLSNCQIFHAPTLTAAGHRLAHPMLSQPVVEHCLRVPVWELVPDERDRGGARDVLAQWLPQAVRERRTKGEATGFYSRAIALQLDRLGPLLREGHLVRQGIIDRAALEPMLDAEALLWRGDHSLLATLVAMELWAQRWV; this is encoded by the coding sequence TTGATCGCGCCATCCGGTTCATCGGCCGAGGCCCGCGCCCGGACCGTCGCCGGCGCCCTGAGCGCGCGGCTGCCCGGCCTCATCGCCCAGGCGGACCATCCCGGCTTCCTCTTGCTTGCTGAGCCTCAGCGTCAGGGTTGGCAACAGCATGGTGCGCGGAAGAATGTTACCCATGTCCTCGGCGAACTGCTGCCGGGCACGCTGCCGGCCGCCTCCCTTCCCGCAGCTCTGGAGACATCCACCGATCCCATCGAGGCGATGACCGCCCTTACCCGCCTGTGCTGGGGCCGTTATGTCACCTTCGTTCATGACGCGGAGCGCCAGCAAACCAGCTTCCTGCGCGATCCGTCCGGGGCGCTCCGCGCCTATATCTGGAAGGTCGATGGCCTCACCCTGGTCGTCAGCGGCTTACCGGACGCGCTCCTCGAAAGTGTCGGCGTTCGACCCACCATCGATTGGTCCGCGCTCGGGACGCTCACGGCGCTTCCCGAACGGGTCGGAAGCCTGAGCGCCCTTACCGACGTGACAATTCCGCTGCCCGGCACGATCTATCATATTGGTAATGGCGGCATCACCACCCAGTCCATCTGGTCGCCGGCCGCGTTCGCCAGGCAAAGCCCGACGTCCCTCTCCGATCTCCCCCGCACTCTTGCCAATTGCATTTCCGGATGGGCACATGGATGCGACCAGGTCGCCATTGAACTATCCGGAGGCCTCGATTCCTCGCTCGTGTTGGGTGGGCTCGCCCGGCGGAAGCAGCGGCCGGCGCTCCAGGCGCTCAATCTCATTCCGCGTTCGGCAGGCGGCGGAGAAAGCCGCTTTGCCCGCGCGGTAACTGATCATTGGCGCGTTCCCCTGGTCGAAGTGGGCATTGAACCCGAAGAGATCGACTATCTCGCGCACGCTGAGCGATCCCGCCCGGAACAGCCCTTGGTCTATGGCCTGGACCTCACCGCCGATCGAATATCTGCGAACATTGCGGACAGTATTGGCGCGGCGCGGATATTGAGTGGCCAGGGCGGCGACGCGGTGCTGTTCCAGCCGCGTGGCCCTCATGTCGCTGCCGACCGGCTGCGCGCCAAGGGGCCCGGCCCGACCTATTGGCGGTTGCTTGGGTCGGCCGCCGCGTCCACCGACAGGTCGATCTGGTCTGCTCTCTGGCGATCCCTGCGGCCAGCGCCAATCCGCGTCGCGCCCAATTTCCAGCGGGCTCTCGCCGGGCCAAGGCTGAGCGCGCAGCTTGAAGCTGGGCCGCCGCTTCATCCCTGGATGGAGGAAGCGCGGCGCCTGCCACCAGGCAAGCGGCTTCAGATCGCCATGCTCTCCAACTGCCAGATCTTTCACGCCCCAACCCTGACGGCCGCTGGCCATCGGCTCGCCCATCCCATGCTGTCGCAGCCGGTGGTCGAGCATTGCCTGCGCGTGCCGGTCTGGGAATTGGTGCCCGACGAGCGCGACCGGGGCGGTGCGCGCGATGTGTTGGCTCAATGGCTGCCGCAGGCCGTGCGTGAGCGTCGCACCAAGGGAGAGGCGACCGGCTTCTATAGCCGTGCTATCGCGCTCCAACTCGATCGGTTGGGACCGCTGCTGCGCGAAGGTCATCTGGTTCGGCAAGGCATCATCGACCGCGCGGCGCTGGAACCGATGCTGGACGCGGAAGCGCTGCTCTGGCGTGGCGACCATTCGCTGCTGGCAACGCTTGTGGCAATGGAATTATGGGCGCAGCGATGGGTGTAG
- the traL gene encoding type IV conjugative transfer system protein TraL, which translates to MAQDKYVVPVHLDDPELIGLWTLDEFLAMVIPFAWGILSQHILIGIALAGAGWWGLRKAKAGRAGSWLLHLAYWHLPAGFTGLRATPPSYLRLMAG; encoded by the coding sequence ATGGCACAGGACAAATATGTGGTCCCGGTTCATCTGGATGATCCTGAATTGATAGGGCTCTGGACGCTGGATGAGTTCCTGGCGATGGTTATTCCCTTCGCCTGGGGTATCCTGTCTCAGCATATTCTCATTGGCATAGCGCTTGCGGGCGCGGGCTGGTGGGGTCTGCGGAAAGCAAAGGCAGGACGCGCGGGCTCATGGCTTTTGCACCTGGCCTATTGGCATCTTCCGGCCGGCTTTACCGGCCTTAGGGCCACGCCACCTTCCTACCTCCGACTGATGGCAGGCTGA